In the Pyrolobus fumarii 1A genome, one interval contains:
- a CDS encoding ABC transporter ATP-binding protein has translation MPREVIRLENVVKIYGSGATCTIGLRGVTLTIHEGDFIAVMGPSGSGKTTLLNIMGLLDKPTSGKVYIGGVEASRLGSRQLARLRNRFIGFVFQHFNLIPRLTVQENIELPLVARGVPRRERAERAKRALIAAGGDPSWLPKKPNQLSGGQQQRVAIARALVGEPRVILADEPTGNLDRASAATVMRTFLTLNQQGQTIVMVTHDPEVANCAKKILIIRDGMIVDTLDPDPNTCIAHKKIETRDLARRG, from the coding sequence ATGCCGCGCGAAGTCATACGCCTAGAGAACGTCGTGAAGATCTACGGGTCGGGCGCCACCTGCACCATAGGCCTACGCGGCGTCACACTCACCATACACGAGGGCGACTTCATAGCAGTCATGGGGCCCAGCGGCTCCGGCAAAACAACACTCCTCAACATAATGGGGCTCCTCGACAAGCCCACAAGCGGCAAGGTCTACATAGGCGGCGTGGAGGCCTCGAGGCTGGGCAGCAGGCAGCTAGCCAGGCTAAGAAACCGCTTCATAGGCTTCGTGTTCCAACACTTCAACCTCATACCCAGGCTCACCGTCCAGGAGAACATCGAGCTGCCGCTGGTCGCGAGGGGAGTCCCCCGCAGAGAGAGAGCCGAGAGGGCAAAGAGAGCACTCATAGCCGCGGGTGGAGACCCCTCCTGGCTACCAAAGAAGCCCAACCAGCTATCCGGAGGCCAGCAGCAGAGAGTAGCGATAGCAAGGGCGCTGGTCGGAGAGCCCCGGGTCATACTCGCAGACGAGCCAACCGGTAACCTAGACCGCGCCTCAGCCGCCACGGTAATGAGGACATTCCTCACCCTAAACCAGCAAGGCCAGACCATAGTCATGGTGACGCACGACCCGGAGGTAGCAAACTGCGCCAAGAAGATCCTCATAATACGCGACGGGATGATAGTAGACACCCTCGACCCAGACCCAAACACCTGCATCGCACACAAGAAGATAGAGACGAGAGACCTAGCAAGAAGAGGGTAG